A DNA window from Pleurodeles waltl isolate 20211129_DDA chromosome 12, aPleWal1.hap1.20221129, whole genome shotgun sequence contains the following coding sequences:
- the LOC138267760 gene encoding proto-oncogene Mas-like, whose translation MLELLLQLHNKTIEVRVNETAGIGLTFMKTMFAPSLLISILGLIGNGIVLWFLCIRIKRNTYTVYILNLAVADFCLLLYLVVALLYVCGISVRSIITPSNNVLLFSLRLLFTSGHYTSLFLLTALSVERCLSVLCPIWYKCERPQQLSSIVCTLSWVCATLLTTAECLACTEKLYIARVPHCTASVLFFAILAFGIVFPLMILPSVALIIKMKMRSLRHQPTTVYWVILLNIVVFLVTIYPTRVMALLFYFRVIPQHEFNYYAIWNVHLLCTAMNSSANPYIYYLVGRRKNRKDRGCVKVALQRAFNDEHVAPRQDIAHGLCKLKTGSSIAPNCNTSLIMCKNHS comes from the coding sequence ATGCTAGAGTTACTTCTCCAACTACACAACAAAACAATAGAAGTGAGGGTTAATGAGACAGCAGGCATTGGCTTAACATTCATGAAAACGATGTTTGCACCTTCGCTGCTAATCTCCATCCTTGGATTAATAGGCAACGGGATCGTCCTTTGGTTCCTGTGCATCCGGATTAAGAGGAACACCTACACCGTCTACATCCTCAACTTGGCAGTAGCTGACTTTTGCCTCCTCCTTTACCTTGTTGTTGCTCTCCTGTATGTTTGCGGAATCTCTGTAAGGTCGATCATTACTCCCTCCAATAATGTCCTCCTGTTTTCCCTACGACTTCTctttacatctggacactacaccagCCTCTTCCTTTTAACAGCCCTCAGTGTAGAGAGATGTCTTTCAGTCCTGTGTCCAATATGGTACAAATGCGAGCGACCACAACAGCTATCCAGCATTGTCTGCACACTCAGTTGGGTTTGTGCAACCCTTCTCACCACAGCTGAGTGTTTGGCCTGTACAGAGAAGTTATACATTGCAAGAGTCCCACATTGCACTGCATCAGTATTGTTTTTTGCAATTTTAGCTTTTGGGATTGTCTTTCCACTCATGATTCTACCAAGTGTGGCATTGATTATCAAAATGAAAATGAGGTCTCTGAGACATCAGCCTACAACGGTTTATTGGGTTATCCTGCTCAACATTGTGGTCTTCTTGGTCACTATCTATCCTACAAGGGTTATGGCTCTGCTTTTCTACTTTCGGGTTATCCCACAACATGAATTTAACTATTATGCCATTTGGAATGTTCATTTGCTTTGCACAGCCATGAACAGCAGTGCCAACCCGTACATCTACTACTTAGTGGGAaggagaaaaaacagaaaagacagaGGATGTGTTaaggtggcactacaaagggccttCAATGACGAGCATGTTGCTCCGCGACAAGATATAGCACATGGTTTATGCAAATTGAAGACTGGATCGAGCATTGCCCCCAATTGTAACACTTCTCTTATAATGTGTAAGAATCattcctga